A window of the Butyricimonas faecalis genome harbors these coding sequences:
- a CDS encoding Cbp1 family collagen-binding glycoprotein adhesin: MKTFIFLAISLFSISFLGSCVDNSQKYKALQAKIDSLQTISNGQSDEMDKLLADLNDISAGMQSIREAEHILAIESQSDTKSSKSKSQITALKNDVQALSNAIAGYKEKIAKLEKTNKRQSAEFKKLIAGLNEELALRDQKINEINLILAAKEKELGIKTQQIAELNQNVSNLQEESIAQKETIANQDKSLNTIHYLLGSRKGLKEANVISRQGIFCPPIVSSQAQNAEFVDADMRELTSIPLNSKKAKILSIHPSESYTLETGDDGMQTLKINDPSTFWKQTKYLIVMINE; the protein is encoded by the coding sequence ATGAAAACGTTTATTTTTTTAGCAATCAGTTTGTTTTCCATAAGCTTCCTAGGGAGTTGCGTGGATAATTCACAAAAATATAAAGCTTTACAGGCAAAAATAGATTCGCTGCAAACTATTAGCAATGGACAAAGCGACGAAATGGATAAACTTTTGGCAGATTTGAACGACATTTCTGCTGGCATGCAATCAATCCGTGAGGCCGAACATATTTTGGCTATCGAATCACAGAGTGACACGAAAAGCAGCAAGAGCAAAAGCCAGATTACCGCTTTAAAAAATGACGTGCAAGCACTTTCAAACGCTATTGCCGGTTACAAAGAAAAAATTGCCAAACTGGAAAAAACGAACAAAAGACAATCTGCTGAATTCAAGAAGTTAATCGCCGGGTTAAACGAAGAGTTAGCGCTCAGAGATCAAAAGATTAACGAAATCAACTTGATTTTGGCTGCCAAAGAAAAAGAACTAGGTATCAAGACTCAACAAATAGCTGAACTTAACCAAAACGTGAGCAATTTACAAGAAGAATCAATTGCCCAGAAAGAAACGATTGCCAATCAAGACAAATCGCTCAACACGATCCACTACTTGTTAGGTTCCAGAAAGGGATTAAAAGAGGCTAACGTGATTTCAAGACAAGGAATCTTCTGCCCGCCGATCGTTTCTTCCCAAGCTCAAAATGCAGAATTCGTGGATGCCGATATGCGTGAATTGACATCCATCCCGTTAAATTCCAAAAAAGCAAAAATACTTTCCATTCACCCAAGCGAATCATACACGCTGGAAACCGGGGACGACGGTATGCAAACTTTGAAAATCAACGACCCGAGTACATTCTGGAAACAGACGAAGTATTTGATAGTGATGATTAACGAATAA
- a CDS encoding AAA domain-containing protein, with translation MANEPITSPLIDLLRQYKLLQEEFEFEKETFYQQTQRAGIPKRIQQGVCWYPVSAHRSYYNSLNQLVIEVKRDENDDTDHNFEYGRPVCFFRFDATGNLRYFNFSATISYVHENTMLVVLPNSNSLLDIQGTKDLGVQLYFDGTSYKTMFSALKEVMEAKNNRLAHLREVILGNEMAEQRQLQPIHLTWLNRSQEQAVNRVLATKEVAVVHGPPGTGKTTTLVESVYETLRRENQVLVCAQSNTAVDWIAEKLLDRGVNVLRIGNPTRVNDKMLSFTYERKFESHPAYPALRAARASIRELSGRLKRLKGAKRESSRRMLHELRDQAIKLEIKIDAQLFGEARVIACTLVGSANKQLNGKMFSTLFIDEAAQALEAACWIAISKAYRVILAGDHFQLPPTIKCYEAAKGGLDRTLLQKIILRKPETVSMLETQYRMHEDIMYFPSKWFYKGRLQASPEVRHRNILEYDTPIEWFDTALCKFSEDCVNETYGRINKPEAELLVKQLQEYIEKIGVERVLDERIDFGLISPYRVQVQYIRQIIKRNRFFIPLRKLITIHTVDGFQGQERDVILISLVRANDEGNIGFLNDLRRMNVAITRARMKLIILGDATTLTCHPFYKALYKYIREKGRIIEIQPEASDTLPS, from the coding sequence ATGGCTAATGAACCAATAACCTCCCCCCTCATCGATCTCCTGCGACAATACAAACTGTTGCAAGAGGAGTTCGAATTTGAAAAAGAGACATTCTACCAACAAACGCAACGTGCCGGAATCCCCAAAAGGATTCAGCAGGGCGTTTGCTGGTATCCCGTGTCAGCCCATAGAAGTTACTACAACTCGCTAAACCAGCTCGTCATAGAAGTCAAACGGGATGAGAATGACGACACGGATCACAATTTCGAATACGGCCGGCCGGTTTGCTTTTTCCGTTTTGACGCAACGGGAAACCTGCGTTATTTCAATTTCTCGGCAACCATCAGTTACGTTCACGAAAACACGATGCTCGTCGTGTTGCCCAACTCCAACAGTCTTTTGGATATTCAAGGGACCAAGGATCTGGGCGTGCAACTCTATTTTGACGGAACATCCTATAAAACCATGTTTTCCGCCCTAAAGGAAGTCATGGAAGCCAAGAACAATCGCCTTGCCCATTTGCGGGAAGTTATACTGGGGAACGAGATGGCAGAACAACGGCAACTTCAACCGATTCATCTAACGTGGCTGAATCGTTCACAGGAGCAAGCAGTAAATCGGGTTCTGGCAACCAAAGAGGTCGCCGTTGTTCACGGTCCTCCCGGAACCGGAAAAACAACCACGCTCGTAGAGTCCGTCTACGAAACGCTGCGACGAGAGAATCAAGTGCTGGTTTGCGCCCAAAGCAATACAGCCGTAGACTGGATAGCCGAAAAGTTACTGGATCGGGGAGTCAATGTATTGCGAATCGGGAATCCCACGCGGGTAAATGATAAAATGCTGTCATTCACGTACGAACGCAAATTTGAATCTCATCCGGCTTACCCAGCGTTACGAGCCGCAAGAGCATCTATTCGGGAACTCTCCGGACGTTTGAAACGCTTGAAAGGAGCCAAACGAGAGTCTTCCCGCCGGATGCTGCACGAGTTACGAGATCAAGCCATCAAATTGGAAATTAAGATTGATGCCCAACTCTTCGGGGAGGCCCGGGTGATAGCTTGCACGCTAGTCGGTTCCGCCAATAAACAATTAAACGGGAAAATGTTTTCCACCCTGTTTATCGACGAGGCCGCACAAGCCCTAGAGGCGGCTTGCTGGATTGCCATATCCAAGGCTTACCGGGTAATACTTGCCGGGGACCACTTTCAGTTGCCTCCCACCATCAAATGTTACGAGGCGGCAAAAGGCGGTCTGGATCGCACGCTGCTCCAAAAGATCATCCTGCGTAAACCCGAAACGGTTTCCATGCTCGAAACGCAGTACCGTATGCACGAGGACATCATGTATTTTCCCTCGAAATGGTTCTACAAGGGGCGATTGCAGGCCTCTCCAGAAGTTCGCCATCGAAATATTCTCGAATACGACACACCCATAGAATGGTTCGACACGGCTCTCTGCAAGTTCTCGGAAGATTGTGTTAATGAAACATACGGACGAATCAATAAACCGGAAGCCGAATTGCTGGTAAAACAATTACAGGAATATATCGAGAAAATCGGTGTCGAACGGGTGCTGGATGAAAGAATCGATTTCGGGTTAATCTCTCCTTACCGGGTACAAGTACAATATATCCGGCAAATCATCAAACGGAATCGCTTTTTTATTCCCTTGCGGAAACTCATCACGATCCACACCGTGGACGGATTTCAAGGACAGGAACGGGATGTCATCCTAATCAGTCTGGTAAGAGCTAATGACGAAGGAAATATCGGTTTCTTAAACGATCTACGCCGCATGAACGTGGCCATTACCCGAGCCCGCATGAAACTCATTATCCTGGGAGATGCCACCACACTCACCTGTCACCCGTTCTACAAAGCCCTATACAAATACATTCGGGAGAAAGGAAGGATTATCGAGATTCAACCGGAAGCATCTGACACGCTTCCATCCTAA
- the map gene encoding type I methionyl aminopeptidase produces MLFNKNENKLTSSIEEKIKLYRRQGHIVPPRKIIKNAEQIEGIRESAKINTAVLDHVAANIREGMSTEDINTLVYDFTVAHGAIPAPLNYEGFPKSVCTSINEEVCHGIPDKNIILRSGDIINVDVSTIYNGYFSDASRMFMIGEVAEDRQKLVRVTKECLEKGIEAAQPWRFLGDVGAVIQEYAEENGYSVVREFCGHGVGLKFHEIPEVEHVGRRGTGMLLVPGMIFTIEPMINMGERYVFIDEDNDWTVITEDEQPSAQWENTILITETGNEILTW; encoded by the coding sequence ATGCTATTCAATAAAAACGAAAACAAATTGACATCCTCCATCGAGGAAAAAATTAAACTCTATCGTCGTCAAGGACACATTGTCCCCCCTCGAAAGATTATCAAGAACGCGGAACAGATAGAAGGCATCCGCGAAAGTGCAAAGATCAACACGGCCGTGTTAGATCACGTGGCGGCAAACATCCGGGAAGGGATGTCGACCGAGGATATAAACACGCTGGTATACGATTTCACCGTGGCACATGGGGCTATTCCCGCACCATTGAATTACGAAGGATTTCCCAAAAGCGTATGCACGTCGATTAACGAGGAAGTGTGTCATGGAATTCCTGATAAAAATATCATTTTAAGAAGTGGTGATATTATCAATGTCGACGTTTCAACTATATATAACGGCTATTTTTCGGACGCTTCCCGCATGTTCATGATCGGGGAAGTTGCAGAAGATCGTCAAAAATTGGTGCGTGTCACGAAAGAATGTCTGGAAAAAGGCATTGAAGCCGCACAACCCTGGCGTTTTCTAGGAGACGTGGGTGCTGTTATCCAAGAATATGCCGAGGAGAACGGGTACTCGGTAGTCCGAGAGTTCTGCGGACACGGAGTCGGGCTGAAATTCCACGAGATCCCGGAAGTGGAACACGTGGGAAGACGGGGTACGGGAATGCTTCTCGTTCCGGGCATGATCTTCACGATCGAACCGATGATCAACATGGGAGAACGATATGTATTCATAGACGAGGATAATGACTGGACGGTTATTACTGAAGACGAACAACCTTCCGCTCAATGGGAAAACACCATACTAATCACGGAAACCGGGAACGAAATATTAACCTGGTAA
- a CDS encoding sigma-70 family RNA polymerase sigma factor, translating to MSEELLITRLHEDNSLAFKEIFKLYYHPLCMYAYRYVQDDAITDDFVQDAFLNFWERRGEFHALTAIRSFLYLSVRNACLNWLKHLAVRQRNEMDFASFLQEEPEDDFILEDMVHAKLYVAIEELSDRAREIVLMTLKGTSNPEIASTLGVSLNTVKTVKLRAYRVLREKLKDFNWLLAMLLIP from the coding sequence TTGAGTGAAGAGCTTTTGATAACAAGATTGCATGAAGATAATAGTCTGGCTTTTAAGGAAATCTTTAAGTTATATTATCATCCGTTATGTATGTATGCTTATCGTTATGTGCAGGACGATGCGATTACAGATGACTTCGTGCAGGATGCATTTTTGAACTTCTGGGAACGGCGTGGCGAGTTTCATGCATTGACGGCTATTCGCTCTTTTCTTTATCTAAGCGTGAGGAATGCCTGTTTGAATTGGTTGAAACATCTAGCTGTTAGGCAACGGAACGAAATGGATTTTGCTTCATTTCTTCAAGAGGAACCGGAGGATGATTTTATTTTGGAGGATATGGTTCATGCTAAGTTGTATGTGGCGATAGAAGAGTTGTCCGATCGGGCTAGGGAGATCGTGCTGATGACATTAAAAGGTACTTCCAATCCGGAGATTGCTTCAACGTTAGGGGTATCACTGAATACGGTGAAAACCGTCAAATTGAGAGCGTATCGTGTGTTGCGAGAAAAGTTGAAGGATTTTAATTGGTTATTAGCCATGTTGTTGATTCCATAA
- a CDS encoding FecR family protein produces MNFNPDIENLIYGHLRGRLSSEEQAKLDKWLNDKPANKVLFDRICDKETILRKAKFFDRHSQEKMWESLESKIYKKKKRYFLHRWIAASLMVPLFVGAWLLVNNGERDGEKEVGYEILSGTACARLELADGTVIALHQDSVYSVELARGERLDNEGGMVSYAQDSTGEVVKEYNEIRTPRGGEYQIRLPDGTKVWLNAESVLRFPRMFSGNERHVYAQGELYFEVARDSTRPFRVELESYTVEVTGTEFNVRTYADGPQLTTLVSGGVTIYRENEIVCLKPGEEAVLQQAGGTIHVQKAEVESRLAWLRGYFLFDNAKLEDIMNELGRWYNVDIFFENTKVREERFSLELRRHEDFWQVLDLIERAGMVEIVVKKNVIFIK; encoded by the coding sequence ATGAATTTTAATCCAGACATAGAAAATTTGATATATGGTCATCTTCGAGGAAGACTCTCGTCCGAGGAGCAAGCCAAATTGGATAAATGGTTAAACGACAAGCCTGCTAATAAAGTCTTGTTTGATCGAATTTGTGACAAAGAGACGATCTTGCGTAAGGCAAAGTTTTTTGACAGGCATTCTCAGGAGAAGATGTGGGAGAGTTTGGAATCTAAAATCTATAAAAAGAAAAAAAGGTATTTTTTGCATCGGTGGATAGCAGCTTCTTTGATGGTTCCATTGTTCGTGGGCGCATGGCTTCTTGTGAATAATGGGGAAAGAGATGGGGAAAAAGAGGTCGGCTATGAAATTCTGTCCGGTACCGCATGTGCTAGATTAGAACTGGCTGATGGAACAGTTATCGCTTTACATCAAGATAGCGTGTACTCGGTGGAACTGGCTCGGGGAGAACGATTGGATAACGAAGGGGGAATGGTGTCATATGCACAAGATTCAACCGGGGAAGTAGTCAAAGAGTATAACGAGATTCGAACGCCTAGAGGAGGAGAGTATCAAATTCGATTGCCCGACGGGACAAAAGTTTGGTTGAATGCAGAGTCCGTGTTACGTTTCCCGAGGATGTTTTCCGGGAATGAGAGGCACGTGTATGCACAGGGAGAACTTTATTTTGAGGTAGCTCGAGATTCAACCAGACCCTTTCGTGTAGAGTTGGAAAGCTACACGGTAGAAGTGACGGGTACGGAATTTAATGTTCGTACATACGCTGACGGCCCTCAGTTGACGACCTTGGTATCCGGAGGTGTGACAATTTATCGGGAGAATGAAATCGTCTGTTTAAAGCCGGGTGAAGAAGCGGTGTTGCAACAAGCGGGGGGAACGATTCACGTTCAAAAAGCGGAGGTGGAGTCCCGGTTAGCTTGGTTGCGAGGGTATTTTTTGTTTGATAATGCCAAATTAGAAGATATCATGAACGAATTGGGAAGATGGTATAACGTGGATATCTTTTTTGAGAATACTAAGGTTCGAGAGGAACGTTTTTCCTTGGAACTTCGGCGTCATGAAGATTTTTGGCAGGTACTTGATTTGATTGAACGTGCGGGAATGGTGGAAATTGTCGTTAAAAAGAATGTGATTTTTATAAAATGA
- the fldA gene encoding flavodoxin FldA: protein MKKVGIFYGSTTGATEGVAETIASRLGVANEDIHNVGTTKVDEVDKYDVLLLGSSTWGIGELQDDWNDFLDKLKAKKLSGKTVAIFGCGDSASFGGSFCSAIGIIYNELQGSGCQFAGSVDTDGYSYDSSEACVDGQFVGLPLDESNESDQTDKRIDTWISGLKQVIC from the coding sequence ATGAAGAAAGTTGGAATATTTTATGGCTCCACGACAGGAGCAACCGAAGGAGTGGCAGAAACGATTGCCTCTCGTTTGGGAGTCGCAAATGAAGATATACATAACGTGGGAACTACAAAAGTGGATGAGGTCGACAAGTACGATGTTTTGTTATTGGGTAGTTCTACATGGGGAATCGGGGAATTGCAGGACGATTGGAACGATTTCTTGGATAAACTAAAAGCGAAAAAATTGTCTGGTAAGACCGTGGCAATCTTCGGGTGCGGGGATTCAGCCTCTTTTGGTGGATCATTCTGCAGTGCTATCGGAATAATTTATAACGAGTTGCAAGGAAGTGGATGTCAATTTGCCGGTTCGGTGGATACCGACGGGTATAGTTACGACTCTTCCGAGGCTTGTGTGGATGGTCAGTTCGTGGGGCTTCCTTTGGATGAATCCAATGAATCTGATCAGACTGATAAGAGAATAGATACTTGGATTAGTGGTTTGAAGCAAGTGATCTGTTGA